A segment of the Vicugna pacos chromosome 25, VicPac4, whole genome shotgun sequence genome:
TGGGGCTGGAGCAGGTCACACCCGGGGACAGCTGGGAGCCATGTGAGGGGGAAGCAGGAGCTTGAGGCGGGCTCTCCTGGGGCCCAAGGACCCTGGGCCCTGGGGGTGCTCAGCCCCCGAGGACACTCTTGCTGCTCCTCCGGCCGGCAGGCTGGCCCCTGGGAACCTCTCAGtagccctgggggcctggggggagcTGGACAGCCTTAGTATTCCGTGCACACAATCTCATGGAATCTCAGCTGTCCCCAGGGCCAAGGGTGTAACAGGCCCATTGTCAGAGGAGGGGACGAGGCCCGTGGAGATTGGTGGGTGCAGCACTTCACACCCTTTCCCACGCACTTGGGAagacccaggcccacctgggaagCTCCCCTAGGGTCCCACGGGTAACCTGAGGCCCAGGGAGCTTGGGCCATGGAGGCGTGCCAGCAGTGGTGGCCACTGGCAGAGCCAGGCTCTTCAGGGAAGGAGGTGGCTGAGGAGTGTGGCCCCCAGAGTGGCCAGGGCCCCGGCACTGAGCCTGGCGGCCCCCACAGAATTGCAGAGATCACGGAAGCAGCAGAAGACAGGGTGTCTGACCCCAAAGCTGTCCGGGTCAGTGGCCGTGCAGGAGCTGGAGCAGGAGCGGGTCACCACAGGGCTCTGGCCGAAGGGGAACTCTGCCAGGGCGGGCAGGGGTCAGAGCCAGCCCCCCCACTGCCCAGCGCCGTCCCCGCCTCCATGCACCTCACCTTGACCTTCCCACCGCCTCCCACGCCACCTTGAGACCCTTGAACTAACAGCAGGCCTGGGAAGTCCTCCTTGCCCCCCAGTGCCCTGTCGGGGTCCGCGGTGTGGCCCTGGGACGGGAGCCCAGAGCCGAGGCCGATGCAGCCCTTGGGCAGCCCTTCAGAGCCAGCCTGCTGGACCCCCGCCCCCAACACCCCCCAGCCTCACCTGACTCCACCGCCACCAGCGTGGTCTTGCAGGCCGTGTGCTCTGGCTTGCAGCGAGTGATGTTCTTGCACAAAGAAATGGACGTGGGCTGCTTGCACGTGAAGCACCTGAAGGCCTCACCTGGGTGAAGGGTAGGGGCAGACCCTCATCACCTGACCTTGAGACCAGtcctggaggcaggaaggaggctggagaagagatggggGTGGCCCTCCCCTGGGGCATCCCCACAGGTCTGCTTGGCAGGGCTCGCCTCGCTGAGACCCTTcaagcctggggctgggggcggcgGACCTGAACACTGCATCTCTCTacccgagcctcagttttcctgccTGGAGAACGGGCCGTGACCCCTGCCCCCGGTGAAGCCAGGCTCAGGACCAGGAGGCTCTTTTAGGGTGAGGGAGGTGAGCCCCCTGGGCCTAAGGAGGGCTTCCACTCAAAGCCCTTGGACACCCCCTCACCACTGAGGAGGTGGGCCAGGCGAGGACCCCTCCGCAGCCACCCCTGCCGCACTCACCAGAGTGTGCACCCAAGAGCGCAGCGAGCAGCAGCAGCGGTGgcagggccctgggagaggccATTCTTCGTGCTCAGGAGGCTAGAGAGGCCTCTGCCGGCCTCCCATGGGGATTTATACCCCGCGCTCAGGCTCCTACTCTGGGTGGTGGTGGGAGTGGCATGTGAGTCAGTCGGATGGCACAGGACAGAAGTGGGAGGCACTGGCGGGAGGCTGTGTGGGTGGCCACAGCACTCCTACGCCTTGGGGAACAGGACCCCTTGGTGCTGGAGCCCGCCtggcacccctccctgcagcctgtCTGCGGTGCAGTGGGGCCACACGGGAAGCGCAGGCCCCTCTGGTGGGCCCTGGCCTGGACTCACGTCTATTTGAAACCTAACGAGGCCAAGGCCAATCTCCACACCCAGACATCCCCTCCTGGTGTAGACCTGACCCAGGGACCCTCCAGAGCAGAGGCCCAGAGGTGGGGTGTCATGCCAGGTGTGGAGGTGAGTGCCTGGGGGAGTGTGAGGGTGGTGTGGGCCCACCACACTCTTTTCAGGCTGATGAGTGTGGGACCCTGGACTGGCCCCCTCCTCACtgccagccccttccccacaaATGGCTTTAGCCCAAGCCTGAGTTTCCTGATTCTGGGCCCCAGACAACAGGGctctacccacccccaccccccgcctcctgGCCTGCCCGGCCCTCCCACTGCACTTCCCCAGGCCCATGGCCTTGCTGTGCTCCTCCTCTTGGTGGGATCTCTCATTTCCTGTCCGTAGGGCCCAGTCATCCAGAGTCCTTTCTGGTATCCCAgcctctctggtttctctgtcctcTGAGGGCTCAGTGAGTGGTtgtgtggatgggtggatggctggatgcatggatggatggctggatgAAAGGATACATGGGCGGATGGATGAGTGGTTGAAAAGACTTGAGTGGATGGATGTTTGAGAGAGTGGGTGGGTGGAGAGAGGAATGAACGGATGGACAATGTATGAATGGAGGGCTGGCTGGTTGGGAAGGTGGGGGTAGGTGGTAGGTGAAGGGGTATATGCTGTATGGAGGGTGGGTGGCTGGGCCCTGCTGTTGGGTAGGGAGTCACGCCCCAATCTCAAGACAGGGTGACATACTGGGAGGAGCTCCAGCTGGCACCAGGAGGCCTAGGCTTTGTCTCGCCTTTTCTGCTGTCTCCGTGCGTGGCCTTGGGGTGGCTCTCTCATTCCTCCAGACTGGATTTCTGTTTGTATGACAGGACAAGGGCCCCAGGGCAGTTGCAAGGACAGAAGTGACCTGGCCTCGTGGCCTGAGAGGTGGATGCAAGGGAACAAAGGGAGGGCGTTGTTTGCAAAGGGAGAGACTGTGGTTACTGCAAATCAAACAATCGGGCAACACCCAGCAGGCGTGGGCACAGACAGCACTGCCCCTCCCCCGGGCTGAGTCCACGAACGCACCCAGGGTGTTGCGAGAGGAGCCAAGGAGCGTCTGGCCTGGAGCCTGATAGACGGACTGGCTCCTGGCTCCCCGGTCTCCTGTGTGGCCAGATCTGCTCATGAGACATCCTGACCCCCTTCTTCTGTGTGTAAACCAGGCCGAGGACCGTCAGCTCGCGGGTGAAGGTCACAGTGGAGGTGGACATGGAGCAGCGGCGGGGTGGGTGTGCCACACACAAAGCAGGCTGGTCTGGGCTCCAGGACAGGAGACACAGAGTACCACAGGGGGAGACCGCCTGGAAAGGGCCCTTGCCCTGGCTTTGAAGGGGCCGGAAGACCTCGGAGGTGGAGGACGGCAGGGAGGGTGCTCAGGGGGGCGGGTATCCAGGGGGGAACACAGCCTTCCCACGTTGGTAGGGTGGTCTGTGTGTTTCTTGAGTCTCAATCCAGGCTCCAAGGCCAAGTGACCCCCGCTCTCCACTTTTATGGGAGACAGGAGAAAAGCAGGCCTGAGGACAGTGTCTCCCCCTTCACAAGGTCAAAACTCTGAGTCGTAGCCCAAAACACGGCATCCGAGACAGTGCTTGTGCATCCCGGGCCCTTTCTGCACCGGGGGTCTGCCAAGGAGCTCTGCAGGCAGGCGGCCTGCGGGGGCCCTGGCCTCTGGGAGCCTGTTCAGACTGCAAGTCTTGCCCACAGGAAGCAGAGGTGTGGAGTCCCTGGGGCCCAAGGAACAGGGGACCTTCTAAGCCACCGGCCTCTTCTTCCGCAGGTGTGGGGTGCCCCCACGGGTGCCCAACCACGGGTCCTCACCCCAGGACTGGCCCGCCCCAGGTCCCGCTGCTGCCGGACTCCATCCAGGAGCAGGGAACGGCTGAAGGGGGTGAGGGCTGACAGAGGGGGCTCCCTAGACGCAGGGTTGTCGGCACCCCTGTGGTGCCAGAGGACAGCTCTGCAGCCCCGCCTCAGCCTGGCAGGAGATGCTGGGTGCCGCGcgcccctcccagcccagggggCCCCCTTGCCCAGTAGCTTAGGAGAAGCTttcagagcagggaggggagggggaaagggtgGGCCCCAGGTGCTAGGGGCCCATGTCTTGCTTGTCCTCAGTCTGTCCTTCCCCAGGTGCCTGAGCCTGTGCTGAGCATGTGTAGGACCACGTATGTGgcggggtgggggtcgggggcaGTTCAAGAGGCCCATCAGGCAGTGGGCCTCTGGGAGGTGGTCTGGAGGCTTTGGTGCTGGCCCAAGGCCAAGGTGAAATGAAGGTCCCTTCTGCATTGGAGCTTGGCGGCCCTGGGCACCAGGGAGTGGGGGTTGGTGAGGGTGGGGCCAGGTGGACTCTCCAGAGGAGCCCGCCTccccttctccacaccctctgccgCATGACACAGAGGCTGTGTCACCACAGGCCCGACCACAGGTCAGGCTTGTCTGGGGCCAGGCCAGAGAGCAGCGAGCACTTCACGGAGTAATCCCAGGTCCAGGGTCACTCTTGGCCCCATTGGACCTGCTGTTCACCTGGCCTGGCCTGCCTTCTTCGACCCAGCCAATCTCTCTTGTCATTCAAGTTCGGCCTTAATGCCCCCTCCTCTGAGAAGGGACCCCTGCCCCAGTCCTGGCGGACGTGGTGCTCCCCCTGCCCGTGGGGGCCTGCTTCCTGCCCTACCCCAGGCAGGCCCCCAGAGCTCCCAGGACCTGGAGGCAGGAGGGCAGAGCCCTGCCTGGTTTGTGTGGGTGTCCCAGGACTAGTGACCTTCCTCACTTACACACCAAGGGGAGACGGAGGGCAGATGGACAGACGGTGTGGCAATGTGGGCGAGGAGAGAGACAGCTCCAGAGAGAGCCTGGGTGGCGGGGCCGGGCAGAGGCCGACTGGGTGATGGAGCTGGAGATGAAGCGGgcgctcccccctcccccgctaGCGGACAGCTCCCCACAGAAAAGAGATTCAAGGAGACCTGGTGCAGGTGAGGGCCCATATTCTTCAGTGGCACTCAGAGCGGGGCTGCTCGAGGCTGGAGGGCCGGGCTCTAGAAGCCAAGGCTCCAGAGGGGGATGAGCAGGAGGGTGAAGGCCAGGCCTTAGGGGCTGCCCAGCGCAGGCGCCCCATCCATGTTACACAGGTCAGTGTTGCAGCAGGACACGGGCTGGGTCAAGCCAATGCCGTCCACGTCCGAGGGCACTCACTTGCTGGCACAAGACTTGGTCACTGTGGAGTCCTCCGGGAAGGGGTACACTGGGGGCACAGGGGTACCAGTGTCAGGTTGGCCTGTGGCCACGTCCTCCATGGcctccaagccccagcccggccacCTCGCACAGCGCCCACTCTGGGGCCGCCACACCGGTCTCAGCCCCTCCGTGAcccagccccctctcctcccaccgcTGCAGGCTGAGCGCCTACTGTGCGCCGGGTGCCCGGCGACTTGCACAGGACACCTTGCTGGACGGGGCAGCTCCCTCCCGGTGACTCCCAAGCAAGACTGAAGATGTCCCCGTTATGGGAGggaagggggggagggggagggggagagtccCGGCTGCTTGGACCCAAAGCCCTTTGGAAATGACTAGGGTGATGGCTGCTCGCTGCCCACTGGGGGCCAGGGCTGGCCAGCAGTGCCTGGGTCGAGGCAGCCCTGCCCCtgggaccccagccctgcccccccagCCCCACTAACCCATCTCCAGGGAGTAGAGTGTGGCCTTGCACATGGTTTCGTTGGCGTTGCAGGTGGCGGCAGTGACACAACCGGACAGGCTGCTGGGCTTGTGACAGGTGTAGCACTGCAGGGTGATGAGGGGTGGATCAGGCAGGCCCTGCCCCTCCCAAGCCCTCTGACCCAGAGacccaggctgagggggacagtgCTG
Coding sequences within it:
- the SLURP1 gene encoding secreted Ly-6/uPAR-related protein 1, producing the protein MASPRALPPLLLLAALLGAHSGEAFRCFTCKQPTSISLCKNITRCKPEHTACKTTLVAVESEFPFGQSPVVTRSCSSSCTATDPDSFGVRHPVFCCFRDLCNSVGAARLSAGALATLGATLLSHLLP
- the LYPD2 gene encoding LOW QUALITY PROTEIN: ly6/PLAUR domain-containing protein 2 (The sequence of the model RefSeq protein was modified relative to this genomic sequence to represent the inferred CDS: substituted 2 bases at 2 genomic stop codons) produces the protein MRGTRLVLLALVLATGGVITLQCYTCHKPSSLSGCVTAATCNANETMCKATLYSLEMVYPFPEDSTVTKSCASKXVPSDVDGIGLTQPVSCCNTDLCNMDGAPALGSPXGLAFTLLLIPLWSLGF